In the Dyella jiangningensis genome, one interval contains:
- a CDS encoding TraB/GumN family protein — protein sequence MSQTDIADSLPPVLRDQPIERVVRDGVEYVVLGTAHVSRTSVEAVEALLAHEHFDAVAVELCDSRAQGMRDPDAFKQMDLFQVIRQGKAGMVAASLVLSSFQKRLAEQYGIQPGAEMKAGMDGADQRGLPVWLVDREVGITLRRAWHSVGFWQRFGLMGGLIASVFERQDIAETEIEKLKQGDMLESAFSEFATQSAPLYRSLIAERDIYMAARLREQAAQSGYCEGRRVLVVIGAGHLKGLCEQLRTQQGDPSVEASTLAAAPPKARWPKWVAIGLVLAVFAAIAFAFHRNTSLGAAALRDWVVYTGGFSLLGAIIAGAHPLSALAAFVAGPIKPFRPGIPSGGISAMTEAWIRRPRVADFDTLRDDIGQWRGWWRNRVARTLLNFFLVSLGTIIGEYTAGIHIFKSLF from the coding sequence ATGAGCCAGACCGACATCGCCGACTCCCTGCCGCCCGTGCTGCGTGATCAGCCCATCGAGCGCGTTGTCCGCGACGGCGTGGAATACGTCGTGCTCGGCACGGCCCACGTGTCGCGCACCAGCGTGGAAGCGGTGGAAGCCCTGCTCGCACATGAGCATTTCGACGCGGTGGCGGTGGAGCTGTGCGACAGCCGTGCCCAGGGCATGCGCGACCCCGATGCGTTCAAGCAGATGGATCTGTTCCAGGTGATCCGCCAGGGCAAGGCCGGCATGGTGGCCGCCAGCCTCGTGCTGTCTTCGTTCCAGAAGCGCCTCGCGGAGCAATACGGCATCCAGCCCGGCGCCGAAATGAAGGCCGGCATGGACGGCGCCGACCAGCGTGGCCTGCCCGTGTGGCTGGTCGATCGCGAAGTGGGCATCACGTTGCGCCGTGCCTGGCACAGCGTCGGTTTCTGGCAGCGCTTCGGACTGATGGGCGGCCTGATCGCCAGCGTGTTCGAGCGCCAGGACATCGCGGAAACCGAAATCGAAAAGCTCAAGCAAGGCGACATGCTGGAGAGCGCCTTCAGCGAATTCGCCACGCAATCGGCACCGTTGTACCGCAGCCTGATCGCCGAGCGCGACATCTACATGGCCGCCCGCCTGCGCGAGCAGGCCGCGCAATCGGGCTACTGCGAAGGCCGGCGCGTGCTGGTGGTGATTGGTGCAGGGCACCTCAAGGGCCTGTGCGAACAACTACGCACGCAGCAGGGCGATCCGTCCGTCGAGGCATCCACGCTCGCCGCCGCGCCGCCCAAGGCACGCTGGCCGAAATGGGTGGCGATCGGACTGGTGCTCGCGGTGTTCGCGGCGATCGCCTTCGCCTTCCATCGCAACACGTCGCTGGGTGCAGCGGCCCTGCGCGACTGGGTCGTCTACACCGGCGGCTTTTCGCTGTTGGGCGCCATCATTGCGGGCGCGCATCCACTCAGCGCGCTGGCGGCCTTCGTGGCCGGCCCGATCAAGCCGTTCCGTCCCGGCATTCCTTCCGGCGGCATTAGCGCCATGACGGAAGCCTGGATACGGCGCCCGCGTGTGGCCGACTTCGACACGCTGCGTGACGACATCGGCCAGTGGCGCGGCTGGTGGCGCAATCGCGTCGCGCGCACCCTGCTCAACTTCTTCCTGGTGAGTCTGGGCACGATCATCGGCGAGTACACCGCCGGGATTCATATCTTCAAGAGCTTGTTCTAG